In one Sesamum indicum cultivar Zhongzhi No. 13 linkage group LG12, S_indicum_v1.0, whole genome shotgun sequence genomic region, the following are encoded:
- the LOC105175119 gene encoding uncharacterized protein LOC105175119 — protein MASRCRRQQRWSPQPLTPLMEGPDFGVEDQEGYKKESSWELIREWFRTHRNVPGGTAFSSSMSLYGPNVTPAKRQDLRLLLGVLGCPLAPIPISNNSVSRLHIKDIPLETSTAYYIIQQYLAATGCSKHQGSCAKNMYTSGMVKLVRCETEISTGKNVRTMGSRSGENGCFVLWQMSPGMWSLELAVGGHKVVAGSDGKIVWRHTPWLGTHAAKGPQRPLRRIIQGLDPKSTAGLFAKAQCLGEKRIGDDDCFVLKVAADRAAVMERNEGPAEVIRHVLYGYFSQKSGLLIYMEDSHLTRVHSADNDSVYWETTIGSSIGDYRDVDGVLIAHQGRTVATVFRFGETSMQHTRTRMEEMWRIHDVVFNVPGLSIDSFIPPADIFDTAHTVSP, from the exons ATGGCGTCCAGGTGTCGAAGACAACAGCGCTGGTCTCCTCAGCCGCTCACTCCTCTGATGGAAGGTCCTGATTTTGGGGTGGAAGATCAAGAAGGGTATAAGAAGGAGAGTTCTTGGGAACTCATACGAGAATGGTTCAGAACACACAGGAATGTGCCTGGAGGAACCGCCTTTTCCTCCTCAATGTCTTTGTACGGACCCAATGTTACCCCTGCCAAAAGGCAAGATTTGAGGCTTCTGCTCGGCGTTCTCGGCTGCCCGCTCGCCCCCATTCCCATCTCTAACAACTCCGTTTCCCGTCTTCACATTAAAGACATCCCCCTC GAGACGTCTACAGCGTACTACATAATTCAACAGTACTTGGCAGCGACAGGTTGCTCCAAACACCAGGGTAGTTGCGCCAAGAACATGTACACCTCGGGCATGGTGAAATTGGTGCGCTGCGAGACGGAGATTTCGACGGGGAAAAACGTGAGGACAATGGGGTCAAGGAGTGGCGAGAATGGGTGCTTCGTGCTGTGGCAGATGTCGCCAGGAATGTGGTCGCTGGAGCTAGCTGTCGGCGGCCACAAAGTGGTGGCCGGCAGCGACGGCAAGATTGTCTGGCGACACACTCCGTGGCTGGGTACTCATGCAGCTAAAGGCCCACAACGCCCTCTTCGCCGCATCATTCAG GGGTTGGATCCGAAGAGCACCGCAGGCCTATTCGCCAAGGCCCAATGCCTAGGCGAGAAGCGAATCGGAGACGACGACTGCTTCGTCCTAAAAGTGGCGGCGGACCGTGCGGCGGTGATGGAGAGGAACGAAGGGCCGGCGGAGGTGATCCGGCACGTGCTGTACGGATACTTTAGCCAGAAGAGCGGGCTGCTGATCTACATGGAGGACTCTCACCTCACCAGGGTGCACTCCGCGGACAACGACAGCGTTTACTGGGAGACGACCATCGGGAGCAGCATCGGAGACTACAGGGACGTGGACGGAGTATTGATCGCCCACCAAGGGAGAACGGTGGCGACGGTGTTCCGGTTCGGGGAGACTTCAATGCAGCACACGAGGACTAGAATGGAAGAAATGTGGAGGATACACGACGTCGTATTCAACGTGCCGGGTCTCTCCATTGACTCATTCATCCCCCCTGCTGATATATTCGATACAGCTCACACCGTATCCCCGTAA